TCGCAGCAGACCAGCCAGTACCCGGACCAGCCGCTGCGGGCCCGGAGCATCCGCACCGTTAGGGTCAGCCCGCCGCGGCGCGCGCCGGCGAGTGTTGCGGCCTCGCCCAACCCACCAGTTCAGCAGGCGCCTCTAGCAGCGCCGGCGGAGGGGTCCGTGGCGGCTCCGCCGTTGACGGCCGCCGCCCCCGCGCCGCAACTGGACTCCCCCCTCCCTGCCGCGGAGCCGATCCCGTCAGAACCAACCGCGGTAGCCACCGGCCCCGCATCGCTTGATTGGCGGCCTCCTGCCCAAGCGGCGGGCGAGCCCACGGAGCCCCGTCGGCTCGTGCAATCCGATACGACGCCGGACGCGTCCACAGTACCCGCCTCGCCAACGCAGCCTGGCCTGTCCGCAGAGGTCATCGCTCTTCTCGAAGGCGACGATCGCGATAAGCTTCAACTCGTGGAGCAACTGCTCCGCGGCGAGCACGAGAACGCCGCCGCCATACTGCTGCGATTGGCCAAGGACCCGGCGCCGCGGGTCAGGCTATCGGCCATCTCGGCCCTGGGATCCTCCCCCAACCCGCGTCTGACCGAGGCGGCCTACCGGCTGGCGGTCCACGACGAGGACCCCAAGGTCGCGCGTCTGGCAAGCGAGCTGCAGAAGCTGCTGCGGTAGCGAGTGAGGTCTGGTATTCGCTGCAAGCGGGCGTCGCACCCGTGTCAGCGAACAGCCGTCGTCAACGAGGCCACGCGTTGCGCCGCGACGTGAGACCGCTGGTACTCCGGCATGTAGCCCTTCACGCCCTGCACGCCGACACGCTTGCCAATCAGCGATCCCAGGTTGAGGTCAGGACCGGCCGTGATAAAGCTGACGATCTCTCCGCTGGTGTCGACCAATGCGTACTGCGGAGCGTTGGGGCGTTTCGAGACCACCGGCCGGAGGGTGCCCACCGCATCGTAGCCCGATAGGGGCGTCACGCTCTCTGCGATTCGCTCGATCGTCGGCGGAGTCGCGTCGGGGGTTGAGCTCCTGGTTAGCCCCACCTGGGGGGCGACGCCTCGGGTCGCGCGGTAGCGGTTCGCGATGGACGCGAAACGGTCGACGCGGGCGGCCAGATCGCGGACGGCGTTCCGCTCCGACTCGTCGCCCGCCGCGGCGAGCATCTCGGCGGCGCGGCGTTCGATCTCGTCGAACCGCCAGAGGTTCGGACGCTCGGACACCTGACGGGAGAGCTCGACCTCGAGCGCTCCGAGCTGGTCACGGAACTCGCCGCTGAGGCGCGGGAGCATAGCAGTGGCTGCGGGTTGGTCGCCGGCTCCTGGCGGGCTGGCCGGAGGCAGCGGCTTGGCGCCGACCACCTCGGCGCCTGGAGCGTCGGCGGGCGGCGGTGCTTGCTCCGCCGGCGTTGTGTGGGCCGCCGCCTGCACCCAGTCACCCTGCTGGTTCTCCACGGCTGCAGACGAACCTTCAAGATCCCCGGCGGCCTGGTGGGTCGGATCCGTTGTCAAATCGGAGCGCCGCACCCAGCGGAACTCCCCCGACGGCGGCGCGATCTGCACCCAGTCAACGCCGTCGATCGGCTGCTCCGCGAGCACGCGCACGCGTTCGCCCTGGTCGAGTCGGACATGAACTGCGTCCCGACGGTTGTGCAGCAGGCTGCCAACGCGGGCGGGCGTCTGGTCGCGGGTCACCTCGGCGGTGCCGTCGCCCAGCAGCCGCAGAGCGCTCGCGGACGCCCAGCTGAAGCTGCCCTCGGGGGGACGCACCGCGCAGAAGCCGCTGGCGGTCTCCTCGTAAACCTGAACTCGGGCGCCGCGTGGCAACTCGGCGGTGTTGTAATAATGGGGGCCCGGGCCGGCGTACACGGTCGCCGCGGCGCCAATCACGGTAGCCTCGTAGGGGAACCCATCTTCGCCGCCGCGGGCCGCTCCCGGCAGCAGCGAGCAGGCGACGGCGATGGCGGCCAAGCGTGTGGATTGATCCAACATGGCGGTTCCTCCGATTCTCTTTCGCGGTGGGGTCGCCGCAAAAAGTAAAAGTACTCGCGGTGGGCTTGTAGGGGATCGCGCGGCTGTGCTCAAGAGCAGCGGGGCGGGACACTTGCGCCCGCTAGCATCCGCTGCCGGTTTGGTGGTTGGCCGGCAGCGCCGCTGCTAGGATGGATGCTGGCGCCGTCCTCGCATCCTGCACCAACCCTCTATGTCCGCACCGCAGCACCTTGGGCCGTACAAGATCGGCAAACAGCTCGGCAAGGGCGGGATGGGCGCCGTGTACGAGGCCACCAACGAGGAGACCGGCGAACGGGTCGCGGTCAAGACGCTGGCCGCCGAACTGGCCGGAGGCGAGGGGTTTCGGGAGCGGTTCCAGGCCGAGATTGAATCGCTCCGCACGCTGCGGCACCCGAACATCGTCCGCCTGTACGGCTACGGGGAGGAAGACGGGGTCCACTTCTACTCCATGGAGCTGGTCGACGGCGTCAGCCTTGAGGAGGAGCTTCGCCAGGGCCGCCGCTTCGACTGGCGAGAGGTGACCCGCATCGCCGTGCAGGTCAGCCGCGCCCTGAAGCACGCCCACGACCACGGCATCATCCACCGCGACATCAAGCCGGCCAACATCCTGCTGGCTGACGAACAGGTAAAGCTGGCCGACTTCGGCATCGCCCAGCTGTTCGGCGGCGCCAAGCTGACCACCGCCCGCGGGGTGGTGGGCACCGCCGACTTTATGTCGCCCGAGCAGGCCGGCTCCCGCCCCATCACCGACCGGTGCGACCAGTACAGCCTGGGCTGCGTGATGTACGCGTTGCTGGCGGGCAGGCCGCCATTCCGCGCGAAGGGCCTGCCCGAGATGCTGCAGCTGCAGCGGTACGCCGAGCCCGAACCGGTTTCTCGGTTCGCCCCCGGCACGCCCAAGCAGCTCGAGCGGGTGATCATGCAGCTGCTCGAGAAGTCCCCGAGGGACCGCTTCCCCAACGCGATGGCGCTCGCCAAGCACCTCGAGGCGATGAGCCTGGCGCTGTCTCGCCCCCCTCGGCCCGACACCGATTTCGACGTTCAGCCCGACGACGAGCCGGACGACAACCTTGACTTCGCCGAGACTCCGGCCGATGACGGCCACGCAGACGCCCCCAGCCTGCACGACTACGAGACCCTCGCGCCGCCCACCCGGGGTCCGTCGGATGTCTCGCTGGCCGTGCGGCCTTCGACCGTTGACCTCCCTGCCCCGCCGGCCGAAGAACGCGAGAAGCGGTTCACCCAGGTGGCCGACGAGCCGCTGCTCACCCAGGCCGAGCTCCGCCCACTGTGGCAGTCGCTGCTGCAAGGGGCGTTGCTGCTGGCGTTGGTGGTCGGCGGCGGCTGGGCGGTCGCCTGGGCGGTCTGGCCCGCCACCGCGGACCAGCTCTACGAGCGCATCACCGAGGCCGCCGCCGAGGGCGACCAGTCGCTGCTGGCCGCCGAGGACGACCTGCACTCCTTTGTCGAACGCTTCCCGGACGACCCGCGGGTCACGGAGCTCGCCCCGCTCGCCGAGCAGCTGGCGTTCGCCCGTACCGAGCGCCGCATGCTCGCCAAGCTGCGGCTCCGCGAGGCCAGCGACTCCCCCGTCGAGGCCCTCTACTTGCAGGCGATGCGTGCGGCCAAAGACGACCCGGAGCGGGCCTTGCGTGACATGCGGGCGATGATCGCGTTGCTGAGTCAAGAACCGCCTCCCGGCGCCGACGAGGACGCCGTTGCATTGCTGCAATTGGCGGAGCAGCAGAGCAACCGACTCGAGCGCCGCGTCGCCAGCCGCGCCAAGTCGCAGCTGCCGTTCCTGACGGAGCGGCTCGACGCGGCGCGGCGCCTGTCCGAGTCCGACCCCGCCGCGGCGCGGGAGATCTGTCAGGCGGTGGTGCAGCTCTACAGCGACCGCGACTGGGCGGACGCGCCCGTCGGCGAGGCGCGGGCGCTGCTGTCCGAACTCCAGGGCAGCCAGTAGACTTGCGGGTTGTGGGAACGATCCCCGCCGCGGCCCGGCGCCGCTCGTCAGCCAACCCAGGCGTTCCGCATGCCCAAGCTCGACCACTCCGCCAGCCACCAAGCCTTCGCCCGCGCCAAGCAGCTCATGCCGGGCGGCGTCAACAGCCCGGCCCGGGCGTTTGGCGCCGTCGGCGGCGAGCCGTTGCTCATCGCCAGCGCCGCGGGCGCCACGATGACCGACATCGACGGCAACCAGTACCTCGACTACGTCGGCTCCTGGGGCCCGATGATCCTAGGGCACGCCTACACGCCCGTGGTCGAGGCGGTCCAGGCGGCCGCCGCTGGCGGGACCAGCTTCGGCGCGCCGACCGTTGGCGAGAACGAGCTCGCCGAGCTGATTATCGAGTGCGTCCCCAGCGTCGAGCGGGTGCGGCTGGTCAACTCCGGCACCGAGGCGACCATGAGCGCGCTGCGACTCGCGCGGGGGTTCACGGGCCGACCGCTGGTGGTGAAGTTTGCCGGCAACTACCACGGACACGTCGACAGCCTGCTGGTGGCGGCCGGCAGCGCGGCGGCCACGCTCGGCGCGCCCAACTCGCCAGGCGTAACGCCCGGCGCCGCGGGCGACACGCTCGTGCTCCCCTACAACGACCCCGCCGCGTTGGACGACGCCTTCGGCCAGCACGGGCCGCAGATCGCCGCGGTCATCTTCGAACCGGTGTGCGGCAACATGGGGGTGGTGGCGCCGACACAGGCGTTCCGCGACGCGCTCGCCGAGCTCACCAAACAACACGGCGCGCTGCTGATCGCCGATGAGGTGATGACCGGCTTCCGGCTGTCGCTGGGCGGCGCTCAGCAGCTGCTCGGCATCACTCCCGACCTCACGACGCTCGGCAAGATCGTCGGCGGTGGCCTGCCGGTCGGCGCCTACGGCGGCCGCGACGACGTCATGTCGCACGTGCTGCCCGAGGGCAAGGTCTTCCAGGCGGGGACGCTCAGCGGCAACCCACTGGCGACCGCCGCGGGGTGCGCGACGCTCCGCGCCCTGCGCGACAACCCTCCTTACGAGCGGCTCGACGAGCTCGGCGCGATGCTGTACCGCGGGCTGCACCAGGCCGCCGAAGACGCCGGGGTCCCCCACTACGTAGCGCGGGTCGGCAGCATGGCCACGCTGTTCTTCGTCAACGAACCGGTCACGTCGTGGGACACGGCGAGCCGCTGCGACACCGCGGCGTTCGCCAAGTACTTCTGGTCGATGCTCAACCGCGGGATCTACTTGCCGTGCAGCCAGTACGAGGCAAACTTCATCTCGGCCGCGCACACTGAGGCGGACATCCAGCGGACGATCGACGCGGCCCAAGAGTCGCTGGCGGAACTGGCCGCCTGAACCGCGGGCTACGGCGCCCCCTGCCCCAGCCGCTTCTCTTCCGCCGCGCTCAGGCGGAAGTACCGCGGCAGCACCTCGGTCGCCGCGGCCAGCTCGCCCGCCGCGACCCGCGGCGCTGCCAACCGGGCGATCGTCTCGGCCTGTGGCGCCCAAGAACTCTCCTCGGCGACCGAAACCCCTTGTGGCAGCTCGCTGCGTAGCTTCCGCACCACCGGACCGGAAACCCACACCCCGGGCGAAAGTTCGGAAAGCCACTTGCTGGCGGGCAGCACCGCGACCTCGCCGCAGGCCCCGTCGGCGTCTACCGGGGCGGCGAACAGCTCGTTGCGCTGAGCGTCCATCACGACCCAGCCAGGACCACCGGCGCCGCCCGACTGCGCGGCGATGGCGTGCAGCGTGTTCACCTCCACCACCCCACACCCAGCCGCGTAGGCCAGCATTTTCGCCGCCGTGACGCCGATCCGCAGGCCCGTAAACGACCCCGGACCCGATGAAACCGCCACCGCGTCCAATTCGGCCAGGGGCCAGCTGGTCTTTTCGATCAGCTCCTTCAGGCAAGGCGCGAGCGACTGCGCCGAACGCACGCCCGCCGGCAGCGACGCCGGAATGGCGACCGGCTCGCCCCCCGGCCCGTCCCCTGACTCGATGCTCAGGGCACACAGCGACCCAACCCGCTCGGAAGTCTCGATGGCGATCAGTTTCACGCTGGCATGCTCGCTTTACGGCCCGGCGGCCGCCTTGACCGAAGTCGCTAGTGAATCTAGGCTTAAGGGCTCTTGTGAGGTAGCTGACCGACGGGCGATCGTCCCCGCGAGTCGTCCCTGTGGGTCGCCTGGCGGGCGTCTCGGGTGGTCGGCGGGCCTGCTGGCCTAGCGTAACCATGTTGATCGACGAACGCCCGTTGCGAAAGGCGCCGAGGCTTTGAGACGCGCAATCATCAGCGACATCCACGGCAACTTCGAGGCGCTCTCCACCGTGCTCGACCACATCGGGCAGCAGGACGTCTCGGAGATCTTCTGCCTGGGCGACATCATCGGCTACGGCCCCAACCCGTGCGAGTGCCTGGACCTGGTGATGCGGCGGACCAAGGTCTGCCTGCTGGGCAACCACGACCAGGCCGCGCTGTTTGACCCCGAGGGCTTCAACAGCGGCGCCGAGCGCGCGATCTTCTGGACCCGCGACCAGCTGGAGAACGGCTCGGGCGCGCGTGTGGACATCGACGCCCGCTGGGACTTCCTGGGCGGCCTGCCCCGCACGCACCGCGACGGCCCGTGGCTGTTTGTGCACGGCTCGCCCCGCAATCCGGTGAACGAGTACGTCTTCCCGGAAGACATCTACAACCAGAAGAAGATGGAGAAGCTCTTCAGCCTGGTTGAGAAGGGCTGCTTCCAGGGGCACACCCACGTGCCCGGCGTGTTCACCGAGAGCCGCACGTTCCTCACCCCGGAAGAGGCCGAGTTCAAGTACACGGTCGGCGAGCAGAAGTTCATGGTCAACGTCGGGTCGGTGGGGCAGCCGCGCGACGGCGACCCGCGCTCCTGCTACGTGATCCTGGAGTACGAGCCGGGCGGTTCGGCCACCGTCACCTTCCACCGCGTCGACTACGACCGCGGCGCCACGGCCGACAAGATCTACAACATCCCCGACCTGGATAACTTCCTCGGGGACCGCATCAAGCAGGGACGCTGATAGCTCCTCCCCACGGCGGGCGGCTGACAGGCGAACCCCGCTCGGGGGCCGCCGTCTGTCCCGACCAACCACTCCCCCACCTACCTCAACCGCTAGCCCCCCACCATCATGAGGCGGAGCCCCGCAGACCCCAACCAGCCGCAGGACCAGCGGCTGTTCATGTTCCTCCTGCTGGCGGCGTCGATGGCGATGCTCTGGGGTTCGATGAACCAGCAGCCGCCGGTGCAGCAGCCCGATCAGGCCGCCGCCGAGCAGGCCGACGCCCCCGCCGACGGCCAGCCCGATCCCACCGGCGACGACGCCCCTCCCCCTGTCAGCCCCGGGGCTGACGCCGCCACAGCCGGCGGCGACGAGCCCGACGCGCCCGCCATCGAGGACGCGCCGCTGGCCGAGCCGCAGTCGCTCACGCTCGGCTCCGCCGCGTCCGGCGGCCAGTACCGGATGCTGATGACCCTGACCAACGAGGGCGCGGCGATCAACCGGATCGTGCTCTCCTCGGACGACATCTCGGAGATCGACAACCACCACGGCAGCCTCGGCGTGCACGACACCTCCGAAGCCGAGCCCGGAGTGCGGCTCGACCTGGTCGGGCCGGGAACGGCCGCGGCCGAGGCCGGCCTCCGCTCGGGCGATGTCGTCACCGGCGGCACAGGCGGCGGCAAGCTGAAGGACACCGAATTCCCCGACGCCCAGGCCATGGCCAACTGGCTGGGCCGCAGCAAGCCGGGCGACAAGGTGACGCTGC
This genomic interval from Posidoniimonas corsicana contains the following:
- the hemL gene encoding glutamate-1-semialdehyde 2,1-aminomutase, translated to MPKLDHSASHQAFARAKQLMPGGVNSPARAFGAVGGEPLLIASAAGATMTDIDGNQYLDYVGSWGPMILGHAYTPVVEAVQAAAAGGTSFGAPTVGENELAELIIECVPSVERVRLVNSGTEATMSALRLARGFTGRPLVVKFAGNYHGHVDSLLVAAGSAAATLGAPNSPGVTPGAAGDTLVLPYNDPAALDDAFGQHGPQIAAVIFEPVCGNMGVVAPTQAFRDALAELTKQHGALLIADEVMTGFRLSLGGAQQLLGITPDLTTLGKIVGGGLPVGAYGGRDDVMSHVLPEGKVFQAGTLSGNPLATAAGCATLRALRDNPPYERLDELGAMLYRGLHQAAEDAGVPHYVARVGSMATLFFVNEPVTSWDTASRCDTAAFAKYFWSMLNRGIYLPCSQYEANFISAAHTEADIQRTIDAAQESLAELAA
- a CDS encoding HEAT repeat domain-containing protein codes for the protein MLALGVVVVLGGWSISRRYVAGGITARAMKNPATSRSAISELAQLGDSALSALLDAAVSDDREVAIPARAELEAMLARWAAGRPASFESRCSRVIRGVTHREPLLTPSGRVWARRLGDQALRLIDPHQAGEDSGLLSDVERLFAVSQQTSQYPDQPLRARSIRTVRVSPPRRAPASVAASPNPPVQQAPLAAPAEGSVAAPPLTAAAPAPQLDSPLPAAEPIPSEPTAVATGPASLDWRPPAQAAGEPTEPRRLVQSDTTPDASTVPASPTQPGLSAEVIALLEGDDRDKLQLVEQLLRGEHENAAAILLRLAKDPAPRVRLSAISALGSSPNPRLTEAAYRLAVHDEDPKVARLASELQKLLR
- a CDS encoding SH3 domain-containing protein, which produces MLDQSTRLAAIAVACSLLPGAARGGEDGFPYEATVIGAAATVYAGPGPHYYNTAELPRGARVQVYEETASGFCAVRPPEGSFSWASASALRLLGDGTAEVTRDQTPARVGSLLHNRRDAVHVRLDQGERVRVLAEQPIDGVDWVQIAPPSGEFRWVRRSDLTTDPTHQAAGDLEGSSAAVENQQGDWVQAAAHTTPAEQAPPPADAPGAEVVGAKPLPPASPPGAGDQPAATAMLPRLSGEFRDQLGALEVELSRQVSERPNLWRFDEIERRAAEMLAAAGDESERNAVRDLAARVDRFASIANRYRATRGVAPQVGLTRSSTPDATPPTIERIAESVTPLSGYDAVGTLRPVVSKRPNAPQYALVDTSGEIVSFITAGPDLNLGSLIGKRVGVQGVKGYMPEYQRSHVAAQRVASLTTAVR
- the tsaB gene encoding tRNA (adenosine(37)-N6)-threonylcarbamoyltransferase complex dimerization subunit type 1 TsaB, whose protein sequence is MKLIAIETSERVGSLCALSIESGDGPGGEPVAIPASLPAGVRSAQSLAPCLKELIEKTSWPLAELDAVAVSSGPGSFTGLRIGVTAAKMLAYAAGCGVVEVNTLHAIAAQSGGAGGPGWVVMDAQRNELFAAPVDADGACGEVAVLPASKWLSELSPGVWVSGPVVRKLRSELPQGVSVAEESSWAPQAETIARLAAPRVAAGELAAATEVLPRYFRLSAAEEKRLGQGAP
- a CDS encoding serine/threonine-protein kinase, coding for MSAPQHLGPYKIGKQLGKGGMGAVYEATNEETGERVAVKTLAAELAGGEGFRERFQAEIESLRTLRHPNIVRLYGYGEEDGVHFYSMELVDGVSLEEELRQGRRFDWREVTRIAVQVSRALKHAHDHGIIHRDIKPANILLADEQVKLADFGIAQLFGGAKLTTARGVVGTADFMSPEQAGSRPITDRCDQYSLGCVMYALLAGRPPFRAKGLPEMLQLQRYAEPEPVSRFAPGTPKQLERVIMQLLEKSPRDRFPNAMALAKHLEAMSLALSRPPRPDTDFDVQPDDEPDDNLDFAETPADDGHADAPSLHDYETLAPPTRGPSDVSLAVRPSTVDLPAPPAEEREKRFTQVADEPLLTQAELRPLWQSLLQGALLLALVVGGGWAVAWAVWPATADQLYERITEAAAEGDQSLLAAEDDLHSFVERFPDDPRVTELAPLAEQLAFARTERRMLAKLRLREASDSPVEALYLQAMRAAKDDPERALRDMRAMIALLSQEPPPGADEDAVALLQLAEQQSNRLERRVASRAKSQLPFLTERLDAARRLSESDPAAAREICQAVVQLYSDRDWADAPVGEARALLSELQGSQ
- a CDS encoding metallophosphoesterase family protein, producing the protein MRRAIISDIHGNFEALSTVLDHIGQQDVSEIFCLGDIIGYGPNPCECLDLVMRRTKVCLLGNHDQAALFDPEGFNSGAERAIFWTRDQLENGSGARVDIDARWDFLGGLPRTHRDGPWLFVHGSPRNPVNEYVFPEDIYNQKKMEKLFSLVEKGCFQGHTHVPGVFTESRTFLTPEEAEFKYTVGEQKFMVNVGSVGQPRDGDPRSCYVILEYEPGGSATVTFHRVDYDRGATADKIYNIPDLDNFLGDRIKQGR